The Pseudorasbora parva isolate DD20220531a chromosome 25, ASM2467924v1, whole genome shotgun sequence genome segment gtggcaatgaattcatagtttattagtttattatttagttatttttaaacaattgattgtccagaaccatgtataacaacttttgatcaggcatttaaaaccgctaccagcggacacgatttcacagggggacaggatttgtcatgacaccggctGTAGTCCGTTTATAGCCTACCATTAGCATTTTATATCTGACGGCTTTATTTAGGCTTTAAACGGTATACATTTTGGATTCAATTGCAAAGATTGTCTTGATAGACAAAACCTGTAAGGGTCATAACTCTTTGTTGAacacagatcttattttttgatattttttaaatctagtctatggggaaaatgcatagacagtaaaagaaatggaccgagcgttcccattgacgtctacggcgaaagaatgaagtcaacctaggggcactcacttcctgatggctgagtgaactgcgcatctttcgctttccacatcttagtagatgtggaaagcgaaagctgaatcacgttgtttaaatattttctcccgttgcttttggctcactatgggcttctccccattcttcccccttgactttatcagactagtctccaggacatgtctccacgtccccccgattgtctcatagacagtaaaagattgcctgcgagcgtctcttcaggtctatacggtaatttctcaactgtgcgacagagtcgcgttggttatgacgcaatcgttagcctatttttacaaaaacagctgctgcggggcgatagtgtaagatacaaggtaatggagccttttatacattgtcatgtttctttagaaataaacaatggacaaatggagtctttaaacgtctcagatgtaaagttattcactgtcaaagtgactcaaaaatgaatgggagtcaatgggatgctaacagcaggtgatggcttggttagcaatggcagcccctaggggtggaacgctttccgagcgctagattacccccttgggaaAATGCATAGGCTTTTGATCGAGGGAACCCATGCGCCGCTAACTTCCGGGTTGGGCAACAAAATAACGGACACTTTTCCCACAGCGCTGAGCGAGTGCTACAAAGCAACGGACCCGTTTCCCTGTAAGTATCCTTTTCATAACTTCTCTAATAATAATCTATAGTTAAGCAACCTAGTCAAAAAACGTTATTTATGAGACATTTTATGTGAAAGAAGCTACATAAAAGCTGTTATTTGTTACTTGCAGTGAGTAAAAATGGAGTACAAGTTGTACCTACAAAAACAGACATTAGTTCCAACTGCTACTAAGAGAAGGTGGAGTGGTCATGTTAGAGGTATAAGTTAAAAAGTTGTTCTTCTTTAAGTTAAAATATATCAGTATGTTGTTTTATGGATCTGAGGCATTAACTTCTATTTATTTGACGGTCTGTTTTGCATTTAGATTTTaggaaaaaaaactacaaaacatGGCTGCAACATCCAGTATGTCAAGTAAGTAAAAGTAATGCACATATGACATACCACTAGATTTCTGCTTGTACAGAATACAAATTGGacacatctgtctgtctgtgtgtttagGATGAAGAATCGGACAGTGAGAATTATGAACTGCAAAACTGTCCTATGACTCCACCTCAAGACCCCACAGTAAGATTGCGCACCATAAGCATTAGCAATTCTCATGCAGTTTGTTAGCAGTGacaatattcttttttttcatgttatctTCCTAATCTTTGCTCTTTTGCATAAGAACAACACGTGACAGCGAAATGAGCAACAATGTAGAAAATGTGGCAAATTTGCTTTTGGTAAGATTTATAGTAATAATGATTTGTCATTTAGATAGTGAATCGATTTCAAATTCCCATTTATTCATTATAACTCACATACTCGAAAGTATTTACGATAATATATTATAGTATGTAAAGTATTGTTTTGATTTAATTTTATCTATAATATAATTGTTATAATTGTTTGTATGAGTATGAGAATAAAATTGATATGTTAACAAAATCATTTGAACTGgtagtattttatttttcacaattctTGTAGATGGATGCTGCAGCAGGTGGTGATGCACAAGATTACAGTGGAGAGAACCCAAACTCAGTAAAAGAGAAGATCTACCCCAATGCTAAGATTAGTCATGAAGAATCCTTATTTTTATGTTATGCTCTTAGGCACACCACAACAAAATCTGCCCTTAGTGATTTACTAGACCTAATCAATTTGCATTGTCCAGAAGGAACTAATGGAGTACCCATTAGTTTATATAAATTTCTTAAAACATTTGATTGCAACTCTTTTGAAATGATGTACATCTGCCCCAAATGTCATCATTACTTTGGTAATGAGATCCCAGCTTGTTGTGCCTCATGTGGTTCTGAACCTGGGGATAAGAACTCACTGTTAAATCAGGTGACATTTTTATGAACGTATCGATTAGAAAACAATTGGAAGAAAAGATgttagattcaacatttagagCAGCGTTGGATTACAAATGGACTAGGGGCAAAAGCAGTCCAGACAGTGTCCAAGATATATTTGATGGTGCCATGTATAAATCTGTCGATCCCCTGAATGATCCAGACCAGTTGAACCTTTCACTTGGAATGTTGATGGTGTCCCCATTTTTAAATCATCTCCCTTCCACATTTGGCCAATCCAAATCATAATCAATGAACTCCCCCCAGATATGAGAAGCACGAAGCAGACATGTGCTGCTGGCTGGTTTGTGGTTTGGTCCTTCTAAGCCCAAAATGAATTCTTTTATGCAGCCATTtgtcaatgagtgcattcagcTAGCAGGAAGGTCTAACAGTAATGCACACCGGATAAAGCTTGAATGTCCGTGTGTTTAATCTTGTCTGTGTGTGCGACTCAGTTGCTCGTTGCACTGTccaaaatattaagcaattTAATGGGGAACATGGATGTAACTGGTGTTATAAGAAGGGAGAAATTGTTGCCAAGGGAAATGGTTTCACTAGGGTATATAGTTCACAAAGTGGCGGTGATtcaaacacacgcacgcacaacCAGCATCTTGATGATGTGAGAACAGCAGTTAAAACAGGCACATGTGCTCGGGGAGTCAAAGGGCCATCACCTTTAAtgcttttaacattttttaatatcataCTAGGATTTTCTTTTGATTACATGCATGGGATTTTACTGGGTGTATGTAGGCAATTGACAACTCTATGGTTTGATACAAAGTACCATGGAGAGAGTTGGTATATGGGAAGAGAAATCATGGCCATTGACAAACGGCCCCTTGAAATCAAGCCACCAGTTAATATTACAAGACCTCCACGACCTATAAAGATACGCAAGTTCTGGAAGGCCTCAGAATACaggaattttattttgttttatagtcTTCCATGCCTGATTGGCATTTTACCACGCCAATTCCTTGAACACTTACTGTTACTTGTACAAGGAACGTATTGTCTGTTAAAACTAAAGATAATATTTCTTCAAATGACATAGATGCAGCTGAATATCTGCTGAAAACTTTTGTGAGCCGTTTTGAGAGATTGTATGGCAAATGTCATGTCAGTTTCAATGTGCACATTTTAGAGCATGCTGCACAATCTGTCAGAAACTGGGGTCCACTATGGTGCCAGAGTGCTTTTATTTTTGAAAGTCACAATGGCAACTTGCAAAAGCTCTTCCATGGCACACAGGCAGTTCCAGAGCAAATTGtcaatgcattttttcttttttaaagtgTTCCAAGACTTTTGACAAGCGTTTACAACAATAGTATTAATCGACTAAGCAAGGACTTTGTTGAGCGGATGTTACATGGGTACAAACTTGCCAAAAACTGcataattaaaacaaatgtaatctTCCTTGGTTCACCAGTCATAAGACCACCAACACCAAGAGAGGCATATCTTCTCAGCAAACATGGCATTAATGTTCACCAGTGTGTATTTTATGCAAGGGCTATAATTAATGGAAACAGATTTCATTCAAAAACAAGCACAACACTATCTAGAAGAATTAACCATGTAGTTCTTACAGAAAACGGGGCAGTGGCACTGGTGAGGTCATTTGTTGATGTGGGGCTTGACACAGGCTACACCTTTATCGATCCAGTAAGTACAGCCAAATTTAGCATGGTTAAAGACAGACAAACAGGGACTATTGTCTCAGGGATAGTTAAGGAGTGCTGTATTTCTAGTGATGTCAAATTAATGAAGTGCACTGAAATCAAAACAACTTGTGTTTACTTAAAAAATGTGTCTGGAGTACTTAATTTACTTTGCATTCAACCTAACAAATGGGAAGTTGACTGAATAGTCATGCATTTATAGTAATGTACTGTAGGGTACAGTAATTTCTACATATTTAGTCATTTCTAGCAAGTGTTTTGAGTTTGAGCATTTTGTTAATCTATTCAGTATGTATTAAAGTTTATAGGccagcttaattttttttttttttttttgagttgtGAAGGTATCAATTGTCCTTGTTGATTGGGCAGTTTAACCTTCaatgcatttttttgagatagtTCAAAACTGTGGACTGGATTATAGACATGATTGTATTGTAAGACTTACGATAAACTAAGTTATTAATCTTGCAATGTGCTGTTTTCTTAAATGTTGATACAAATGAACAGAAATGTTACATGTGATACTGATGTAACATGAATGAGAGGAAAATTCTACAAAACAGTTAACTGATATGCTCCTTTTACAATAACTGCTTATATAGTCTATATAGTATGACTATGTAGTAAGTTAGTGAAGGTATGTAATAAATGTTGGAAATCCTTATGTGTGTGAATTTATATTTTAGATTGTGCAACAAGTGTgtattcaatcaatcaatcttgTAAATCCTGTAGGGCTCTTAAAATGTAAAACCTACAGGATTCCAACaggtatgtaaaaaaaatgtcctgcagGAATGTAGGATTCATGCAGGACATAATGCAATTCTGCAGGACAAGTCAGTGGACAAACCTACAGGATATAAAAGAAATCCTACATTCCTGCAGGACATTATGCAACCCTTCAGGACAGTATGTGGACAATCCTACACGACTCCTGCAGGAATGTACCCTGCCCTGTAGGATTTTCATTTTGTCTTGCAGGATTCCTGCATGGTCCCTGCACAGTCCTTCAGGATTCCTGCTGGACATTTTTGTAAGGGTGGACGTCTTACACTTCTATACTCATAATTTGTTAacactttacattttatttagaatTTAATAGGGGTTCGTATCGATTTGTATTAGTAGAAAGGCTTTACAGCAGAGAATGAAATGTTTAAGTGTATGAGTTTTGTGGATTTCAAGGTTCTGGACGAAGCACATCTACCTTCATTCCCCGGACTAAAGGTGagtaatatattcaaataaaggtGGACGAGGTATTTTGGTCGTTATGACGTAACGTACCTACCACGTTCCAGCGATATGTCATAACGTCAACACGAATTACAGGAATCACAAAGTTACGTCGCTGGAACGTTATTCGGTACGTCTCTATGACGACTATGACCCGGTCACTTCGTCACAACATAAATGTGTTAGCTGGGAAGGTCACTACAATCGTTTATGGTTCCAAAAACGGTTAATAGCTCTTTAAACGAGAACATGTgtggctcttaaaagagcctTTGGGGTGGTTAAGGTCAGAGCACAGCTCATTTGGAGCTGGTGTATTTGGTGACGGCCTTTGTGCCCTCGGACACGGCGTGTTTGGCCAGCTCTCCGGGCAGCAGCAGACGCACGGCGGTCTGGATCTCTCTGGAAGTGATGGTGGAGCGCTTGTTGTAATGCGCCAGACGAGACGCCTCACCGCCGATGCGCTCGAAGATGTCGTTGACGAAAGAGTTCATGATGCCCATCGCCTTGGAGGAGATGCCGGTGTCAGGATGAACCTGCTTCAGCACTTTGTACACATAGATAGCGTAGCTCTCCTTCCTGGACTTTCTGCGCTTCTTTCCTCCCTTAGCGGCGGTCTTGGTGACGGCCTTCTTAGAACCCTTCTTGGGCGCGGACTTCGCTGGTTCTGGCATGACGCTGAAGAATCAATGTGAGTTCTGGAGCGATACAGAGGCATTTATTCACCGCCATATGCTAATTTAGCTAGAGATAAGGGCCGAATCCATAAAATGTCATTGGACAACCCGTTGTATCGCGAGAGGAACGAGGGCCAATCATGGACAGCCAAATATTAGCCCCGCCTACCGCTTTATGTTTGAAGGACAACGCCGTAGCGTAGACTCCGTTTCCTTTGTTCATTTCCCGCCTTTTTACTTTAATAAAAGTTTGAAGACTAATATTCTGCAAGATAATGTaatctgaatatatatattatagaataaattaatagattccttttttttaaaaaaagattttgtacCAGAAATTCCCTCCTACACAAAAGcccatttattaataaatattttatttgtcactCACTTAACtcactttatattaaaaatgaaaaagtaacaaattaaatcaatcaaaagctctgctaaaaatgTGGGTTTTAAGACAACGTTAAAAACATTACCACAAACATTagaattttcttttctttttcctctTAATTCTGTAAATTACTTTGGATTGCAATAGACAGTTATCTTCTCTGAAATACACATTACTAGAACTCAAATGTAACTATCAGCCAAAAGCTGATTTCAGTGCAATTCTACAGCATAATGGTTTGATAGAGCGCCAGTATATTCTTCTAACTTACACATTTCTGTTATTCAGAACAGTAGTTTATGTAAAATGATAATAACCCTTATGGGAACCCGGGCCAATTTCTCTTTGTAGGAACATTATGGGGCATATAAAACAGACTAAATGAACCACTTGCATCATGTTTCTGCAGCTGATTTTGAAATACAACACCTCCCGTGTAAAATATCTGGAAGGCTATATATGATAATgccattttatgaagcgattcATTGGGCATTTATcggttttaaaaagtaatagTTGTATTTTACATATTCCCAGCATTGATGTGATATGACTCTTTATGCGACAGTGTGGgtggctcttaaaagagccGTTGGGTTTGTAGTTTCTCTTGATTTCAGGCGTTTAACCTCCGAAGCCGTATAGGGTGCGTCCCTGTCGCTTCAGCGCGTACACAACATCCATGGCGGTGACGGTCTTTCTCTTGGCGTGCTCGGTGTAGGTCACGGCATCGCGGATAACGTTCTCCAGAAACACCTTCAACACTCCGCGGGTCTCCTCGTAGATCAGACCGGAGATGCGCTTGACACCGCCGCGGCGAGCCAGACGACGAATGGCGGGTTTGGTGATTCCCTGGATGTTATCGCGCAAAACTTTACGGTGACGCTTAGCGCCTCCTTTACCGAGTCCCTTACCACCTTTGCCTCTTCCAGACATGATTAAGTCAACACTTTACCGGTAAGACTTTACCGAATAGGGAAAGAGCGCAACAAGGAGGCCAGTTATATTTGCTTACAGGACCTGACAGAAACCAGTACCGCAACACGCTCCTCCCCTTCAACACAAAACAATTGATTTAACCCTAAACTGATCTAAGGACACCCGTCCTTTGCTTAACCCTTTCATGCATGGTGGGTGTCCACATTTCGGGGACAGTAAATTTAACTCCATTTTAGCAATAGTGTAACAGTGGCTACTGAATTGTATTCCAAATATTCATTGCTTGATGACATCTTAAATCCAAGATGGCTGACAGCGATAGCCATGTGCCAAATGACCCAGGCATATCTGTGAAAAACTTTTATACAAGAAGGTCAATTGAGctagataatatatatatatatatatatatatatatatatatatatatatatatatatatatatatatatatatatatatatatatattagaataatattatactagtataatatttatatttacatttaatcatttagcagacgcctttatccaaagcgacttacaaaaaagggcagagtaatagaagcaacgaaacagacaaggccaacaacctgtaagagctgtaagaaatctcaattaattagcacaataaacaacattttttttttttttatattagtcTATTAATATACTGTCCACGTATGTGGACGTCATGCAACAGTGGAGTCCGATTGTATGTGAAGTGATGAGGAGTAGGAGCCAGCAAAGCCCAGCTTTAGGCTTCCACATATATGTAACTACCGTTATAGTTCCTacaatattgttattattttatatattattgtttttaataactGGGCTGAAATACATACCATAACATGCCATAATAAAGACACAATGTTCCATATTGTCATCTGTGGCTTTGTGTCCCATTTTACATCTTAGTTGCATGGTGTCCACATATGTGGACAGTTAAATCATTTTGGATTTTAATTTTAGCATCAcattaaagtaataaaaaataatcttgttttttcataattcatGCATAAAAAAGTTTTAATAGCCTAGATCAATTTAACGAAGACGATATTAGAAGAatcaaattatattaattatataatatacagaGAAACTGAATGACATGCAATCATTGTTTATAACACTATATGTTTATGTGACATGTCAGGTAGCCTATATTTGCTGAATATGCATGATTTCAGGCCTCTGATTTATACTGTCTCCCTTTACCTGAATTTGCACCATAAGAGTATCTCTTCTTTGGCCTTCAGCATGTTACAAAAGTTTCAAAACAGCGCATGCCATTATTAGGGAGTAGCTGAAGATTTGATCACAACTGTGGATGAGCAAATGAAAAAGAGTTGAAAAGAAACCAGCTGTATATTTTCAAActgtttgaaaatgaaaaagtgCCAAACACCTGGATAAAAGGTAATGAGTTAAAACTGTATAAAATGAGTTGCGGTTTTAATTGTGAaattttttcagcttttttatCTTAAAGTCTAAGCTTTGCATCCGGATCACTGACTCAAGTGATTTCTTGCAAAAgagacaaagacaagagagcgAGAAAGAGACTACAACAGGAAAACGTATCTCAAAATTTAACCCTATATGGTTTGCATTATATTCTAACCGATGATTTTAAAATACGTTTTTATTTCATGAAATAGCTTCAATCATACAAATCAAAACACATTATTGgaataagaagaaaaaaaacaaccttgGGGAACGCTTAGAGAAATGTTATCCACTTTATTTTGCAATGTGGAAGTAAATACGATGTTCTTTCTTCTAATCCAGTGTCATGAGAAATCCCCCTGTGAAATAGAGTCTGCTTAGGAccccagagcgattctattggcgGAAAGAACTTTTAAtgggtaatctgttcagagcctgatcaCAAATCTTACAAAATCACGTTTTGATTTGtgttgtttaaattgtgtttaaCATCTTTAGATTCTAACATCTTATAAGTTGATGTCCACATAAAGAAAATTGCAGTGGCCGAGCATTTCTATCGTGAAGAAGAGTCAAAATATGAATGATCTTCTGTGGGTCTGCCTTTAATGCTGGGAACAGTCAAGTTTATTTCATATAGCAGATTTTTTACACAATggtaattcaaagtgctttacataggagttaaaataatacaaataattacaaCAGATGCAAAAGACTTAAGAATAACATGCATACGAAAGAAACAATAAAACAGTTTAGAAAAAGAGGATATATAAATTGCACTGCAATCAGTCGAATTTAGTGTTCATttagtaaatgcacagctaaacagatgttttgagtctggatttgaatgtgacATGCATAAGAAAAACTCCTTTCTGGATTGGAAGAATGGAAGAGTCAGGCTTACGGTTTTACACTAGACATGCCCCTTCTAGTGTCTCTTCACTCTGGTTGCACACAGATTCACTGCCTGTCTTTGACGGCTCCTAGTGACTTATCCACAATTATACACTCGTTGCTAAACGGATGTATATTTACATCAACCTGCGCCCACCAGTCTGGTGTCTCTTCACTCACTTCTGAGTACGAACCTTTGCGCTCTCCCTTATCATTAGTAAATATGCCGTTAGTTTTGACGATAcacagctctatatttcttcacgccctgacgaaacttatcaattcacaaaattaacggaatgcatagctgatataaaacatTGGTGgactagtaatttcctgcaacttaattcagaaaaaaaccctgaatttttaattattggacaaaaaAGCTCCACAAATAGTAACCTAGAAGTCTAACACTCGATGACTGCTCTgccaagccctcgtcgtcaatcaggaacctgggtgtgctctttgataccaatctttcatttgaaagccacgtttctagcatctgtaaaactgcattctactgtaaggggttaacagcttatgacccaggaccagtagtgaagaaattaaGACAAAGACTCAGGATTGCagttaattaaaagaaaaatgtacttaagaatagtttgcagtttcaaaagcagaagccagcttcaagtctcacaaggagttcgtaggccgcgctcccgctctcaccgtctcgttgcctcgccctatcgtacatacaattgtcccaacagttataccgttttcaaggtcttatccacgtcattactgcaatgtggatggttctgattggctcagagacaatgcacagtcatggtaaatttcctctcgagtcagttaatctgatgcacgtttccactgacgtgtcacttgttgatgctttcaccccagaattaggcccgtagtgaccttccagatctggagcagaatccatatttcatctctggaagccgggctaagtgagcaaccgctgttactgcactcctgacatgttaggggtgtgtgatacctcgaAAATCTaaacacacgaccttgttgccagtgtttagtgacacatcacacatctctaggccagacccttagtcactcctcagagaccaaatacaaactttagaaaacaagaaactaaaacaaaatcataactggatagaatcattttaataaaaaataaaaaaaacatatttcaggctttaaacataaagatataaaactgtatttctttgtgaagaatcaacacaagtgggacacaatcatgaagtggaatgaaatttttattggatatttcaaacttttttaacaaatcaaaaactgaaaaattgggcgtgcaaaattattcggcccctttactttcagtgcagcaaactctctccagaagttcagtgaggatctctggatgatccaatgttgacctaaatgactaatgatgataaatagagtCCACCTGtatgtaatcaagtctccgtataaatgcaccgcactgtgatagtctcagaggtccgtttaaagcgcaaagagcatcatgaagaacaaggaacacaccaggcaggtccgaggactgatcagagatgcagccaagaggcccatgattaCTCTGGATGAACtacagagatctacagctgaggtgggagactctgtccataggacaacaatcagtcgtatactgcacaaatctggcctttatggaagagtggcaagaagaatttcgtttaaagtttgccacaagccacctgggagacgcACCAAacgtggaagaaggtgctctggtcagatgaaaccaaaattgaactttttggcaacaatgcaaaatgttatgtttggcgtaaaagcaacacagctcatcaccctgaactcacaccatccccactgtcaaacatggtggtggcagcatcatggtttgggcctgcttttcttcaacagggacagggaagatggttaaaattgatgggaagatggatggagccaaatacaggaccattctggaagaaaacctgatggagtctgcaaaagacctgagactgggacggagatttgtcttccaacaagccaatg includes the following:
- the LOC137065152 gene encoding histone H2B-like → MPEPAKSAPKKGSKKAVTKTAAKGGKKRRKSRKESYAIYVYKVLKQVHPDTGISSKAMGIMNSFVNDIFERIGGEASRLAHYNKRSTITSREIQTAVRLLLPGELAKHAVSEGTKAVTKYTSSK
- the LOC137065193 gene encoding histone H4, with translation MSGRGKGGKGLGKGGAKRHRKVLRDNIQGITKPAIRRLARRGGVKRISGLIYEETRGVLKVFLENVIRDAVTYTEHAKRKTVTAMDVVYALKRQGRTLYGFGG